The Naumovozyma dairenensis CBS 421 chromosome 1, complete genome genomic interval AACCAGCGACTTCATCCTTAGCACGAACATGAGCAAAGACTTTGAACTTATAGGGAGAGGAAGAACGgttcaatatatttgataGAATATAAGAACCTAAGAAACCAGTAGCACCTGTAACGAACACGTTTATAGTTTGTTGATTAGTAACTAATGAGGGAGCAATGAACTGTTCACGAGATGGATAGCTTTCTGGTAGACTAGCAACAAGATTTTTAGCGTCGGCAGCATAATCAGCGGTTTTtgaattatcatcaattaattcatcaacaCGTTTAGAATTTTTGATCTTTTCTATTTCATTGGCAAAAGCCTTTAAAGTTGGGTATTTGAAAACAGTTCCTAATGGTAAATCTATGTTCaacttctttttcaaagtaAACATCATCTTGGTAGCTAAAATTGAATGACCACCTAAATCAAAGAATGAATCATCAGGAGAAACTGAAGGCGGGGTAGTAGGTAGGATACTTAGCCATAGATCTCTAACTTCACGTTCAACTGGAGTAAACTCagtttcatcaatatctgACGCTGAGTTAGCGGCAACTAAGTTCAATTGCTTTGGAGTTGGAAATTGAAGCTTTGGTTTATCCACTTTACCATTTGGATTCAAAGGTAATTTGTCCCATACAACAATTAATGAAGGCATGGCGTAACTAGCTAATCTctttttcaagaaaagtTTAATATCTTTAGCCAATAAATGATAACCAATTAAACCTTTGACAGTTGGATCTGAGGAAATATCTTCTGGAACAGGACTCTGGAATTTGGAAAGTTCTTCCTGTTTATCAAATCTTGGGACCATAAATGTAATCAATGTTGGTTCATTATCAGCATTCTTACGAACTAAAGTAATATTTTCTCTAACCAAAGGATGCTGAGAAATATGAGTATCAATTTCACCCAGTTCAATTCTGAACCCACGGATTTTAACTTGGTCATCAGCACGACCACAACACTCACAATTCCCGTTTGGTAAATAACGACCCAGATCACCAGTTCTGTATAATCTATCTCTTGGACCAAACCAAAATTCTCTCCATGGTTCACCATGATCTTTATCCAAATAATTCCAATGATCTTTATCAACAAACCAATTATTGacaaatttttctttgttcaaATCTGGTAGTCCACGGTAACCTTCAGCTAATCCACCTGCTCTAACATAAATTTCACCGACTTCACCGACACCACAAATTTGAGTACGATCATTCCTATTGACAATCAACAATTGAACATTGAGCATACCTTTACCAGCAGGCATaacatctttcaattttttcaagaagTTAGGATCTTGATTCCTAGATTTAACCTCATAATAAGAAACAGCACGTTGAGTTTCAGTAGTACCATACATATTAACAATACAACAATTTTCTGCCAAAGTCTGTAATCTTAAACAATCACGTTTAGTCAAGATATCTCCAACAAAAAAAGCATGATGTAACTTTGGGAATGGAGTAACAGCTTGAGCAGTCAATAATTGACCCATAGCAGGAGTCAAATGAGTCACGGTACATTCATACTTACCCATCCATTCGGCTAATTTCCCTGGAGTACCGATATCATCTTGAGTAGGAACGTATAATTGAGCACCCAAGAATAATGGAGTGAACATATCTCTTTGGATTGGATCATGAGCGATACCACTTAACATTgtaaatttatcatttgaGCTTAGATTGAATTGTTTGGACATCCAATTGAAATAATAAGCTAAGGAGAAGTGTCTACCTAGAACACCCTTTGGGATACCTTCAGAACCAGATGTGAATGATAGAGTAGGGTTAGAATCTGGACCAACGACGACACCAGAACGTGtatctttcaaatgttCATATGGAGCTAAAACATCATTGGTAGGGTCGATGGAACCTTGAATGGAACCATCATCTTGAATGGCAATAGATGGGATACGACTAATGACTACCAGTTCATTTGTAATGTAATCTTCTACTAGTTGATCTAATTGGCCAGCAGATCTAATGACGATCAATCCGCGTGGTTTAGCGACTCCTAAGTAAATAGTTTGTCTTGCCGGTGGGTAAGCAGGATCAATTACTGAGAATGTGGCACCAGCTTTCAATACACCCATGACACATACCATTAAATCGACACCCCTGGAGGAATAAATCATGACGACGTCACCTCTCTTGATACCAgtttgaattaaataatgtGCTACTATGTTAGAGGCTCTGTTAATCTCTTGATATGTGAAAATACGTGATTTGTTATTTGTTGAGGATGGAGTCTCGACGACACAAGTTCGTTCTGGGAATTTATCAGCATTATCTTGGAAGATATCATGGATACAACCTACAAACCCGCACCAATCTAAGTTAGCCTTCGGATCTGGTAGGGCAGTAGCAGAGGTTGGTGTCACTAAGGATACTTTAGTTATGGTTAATGATGGATCCAATAGGACAGCAGAtaagaattgaatgaattgatCTGCTAAGATTTGAATTCTCTCTGATGAGTATAATAGTTTGTTGTAAGTAATTTGTAGGATATGACCGTCAAGTGAGATTAAGTTGAAAGCCAAATCTAATAGATGATGTTTAAATTGGGCTAAATCGATTGAgaattcatcttttaaaaatgCTAAACGGAATAATTGTGGAGCCTTCTCTAGATCTTGTTGAACTTGAATTTCCTCTGCTAATGTATCAAAGGAAATATCTGTAGCATCTTTATCTAATGACTCTAATTCATTGGAGATGACGGTATATAATTCCTGGAATGATAAAGTCGGTTGAATAGTAAACCTTAGTACTTTATTGTTTGTGACGTATAGGACAATATCAGCATCACCGGATAATCTATACAGTAAAGCAGTCCAAACTGCTAATGCGACAATATATCTGTCTGTGAATGTGGAATGGGCCAAATCAAGTTGTGGAATTTGTAATGAATAATCAGCTTGTTCGGAAAGTGGCTCATTTTGAGGACGTAAGTAATCGTGTGGTAAGACAGTTAAGGTAGGGTTATCCAACCTTTGCATCCAAGCTGAACTTgacatttttttgttttataaGCAATTAAAACTTGTGAATAGTTTCTTGTTTAGCTTCTTCTGTATGAGTAATCTACTATGAAACTAATTAGAGAGAAATTATGTAAAGAATGAATACATCGTGTAAAAAGGTTATAATAGATGgcaaatatatatacatgaGATCCTCTAAAGTAAATTCGAGAGCAATGGTTCTCGGGGACTTCAATATGACTGAGTCTTACCAGTTAAAAATCCTTTGGAATTTCACCATCATGTTGCTCGAAGACTAAAAACTGtgattcattttcttggaAATCTGTCAACTTCCTTCGgattaataaaaatgaagcATATTCCAACGGAATTTGTTGTGAAGCGGCGCTGCGGGAAGCCTTTTATTTTGCAGTGTCGACGACTCAGCTggagagagagagagagagagaaaACGAGTGAGTGAGCCGCGTCAGTAACGAAATTTTTTGGGAGCTCGAACGTCACAAGGTGAACGAACCTTCCCTACGGAATCGAATAAATATACTCAATGGTTCATACAAACGTTTCAGACATAATACAGATAGTTTTTGTTCTGCTATAATAGCTCTAGGTGTGAGTAAAAATAGTTATTGAAgtgaaagattatttaaagacaaaataaaaatgaaatttataatcttagaaagaaaatataggCAGACATCTCATCACAATGGGGGTCTGTTCAATGGAGAATAAAGTTTCCTTCCTTCGTAAAACTCAATCACCTTTTCTACCCTCTTAGCTAGACCCTCTGGAACGAAATCGAAGAATTTGAATGCGCCTGTACCTTTACAAGAAACACCAAATCTATCAATACCAAAATGGGCGTGTGAATAATTACCCCATCCCAATGTAGCGGCTACTTCAACTGATAAGATAGGTACACCATCTGGTAACATTGATAATTGGTATTCTTTACTTTGACGGTTAAAAGTATGGAAATCTGGTAATGAAACAACACGaacttttcttttattgGTGACACTCTCAGCGAGTTTTTTGGCGGTTTCTACACATAGTGAGACTTCTGATCCTGTAGAAACAAGAATAACGTCAGGATCTTCAACATCATGAATTATATAACCACCTTTGCATGCCTTGGTAATAGAACTTCCTTCTAGCTGTGGGACATTTTGTCTTGTTAATGCAATAATACTTGGAGTATGTTTGGATTCAATAGACATCTTGTACGCAGCAGAGACTTCATTACCATCAGCGGGTCTCCAAACTTGGATGTTTGGTAAAGCTCTAAAATGTGTTAATGTTTCAATCGGTTGATGAGTTGGTCCATCTTCACCTAATCCAATAGAATCATGTGTGGCAACCCAAATTACAGGGTATCCAGATAAAGCAGCCAATCTTACAGCACCTGCACCatatgaaacaaaatttaaGAACGTGCCACCAAATGGTCTATAATTAGCACCAAATGCAGCAATACCATTCATAATAGCACCCATACCATGCTCTCTAACACCGTATCTAATATATCTTCCTGAATAATCACCCAATCCTGTCGAAGGTGGTTGGAAATCAATAGCATGTTCCCATCTTGTTAAAGTTGATGGAGTCAAATCAGCTGATCCACCAATCAATTCAGGCAATTCAAAGTTAATCTTCTCTAACACTGCTTGAgataattttcttgttgCCAAAGCAGAATCAGTAGGTTTATAAGTtggtaatttttcatccCAATTTGGAGGCAAATCACCATTTAATCTTCTTGCTAATTCTTTACCTAAATCTGGATAATCTTTTTGATATTGTTCAAATAATCTATCCCATTCTTCATTCAACTTCTTCCCTGGATCAGTAATATCCCTCTTGAACAAATCATAAACTTCTTGAGGTACAACAAATGATTTTTCAGGATCAAATCcgaatttctttttcaattgtttaaCATCATCAGGTTTCAAAGCAGTCCCATGAACAGCACCAGTACCTTGTTGTAATGAACCATACCCAATTATTGTCTTCACTTTAATCAAAGTAGGCTTCTCCTTATT includes:
- the LYS2 gene encoding L-aminoadipate-semialdehyde dehydrogenase (similar to Saccharomyces cerevisiae LYS2 (YBR115C); ancestral locus Anc_3.369) → MSSSAWMQRLDNPTLTVLPHDYLRPQNEPLSEQADYSLQIPQLDLAHSTFTDRYIVALAVWTALLYRLSGDADIVLYVTNNKVLRFTIQPTLSFQELYTVISNELESLDKDATDISFDTLAEEIQVQQDLEKAPQLFRLAFLKDEFSIDLAQFKHHLLDLAFNLISLDGHILQITYNKLLYSSERIQILADQFIQFLSAVLLDPSLTITKVSLVTPTSATALPDPKANLDWCGFVGCIHDIFQDNADKFPERTCVVETPSSTNNKSRIFTYQEINRASNIVAHYLIQTGIKRGDVVMIYSSRGVDLMVCVMGVLKAGATFSVIDPAYPPARQTIYLGVAKPRGLIVIRSAGQLDQLVEDYITNELVVISRIPSIAIQDDGSIQGSIDPTNDVLAPYEHLKDTRSGVVVGPDSNPTLSFTSGSEGIPKGVLGRHFSLAYYFNWMSKQFNLSSNDKFTMLSGIAHDPIQRDMFTPLFLGAQLYVPTQDDIGTPGKLAEWMGKYECTVTHLTPAMGQLLTAQAVTPFPKLHHAFFVGDILTKRDCLRLQTLAENCCIVNMYGTTETQRAVSYYEVKSRNQDPNFLKKLKDVMPAGKGMLNVQLLIVNRNDRTQICGVGEVGEIYVRAGGLAEGYRGLPDLNKEKFVNNWFVDKDHWNYLDKDHGEPWREFWFGPRDRLYRTGDLGRYLPNGNCECCGRADDQVKIRGFRIELGEIDTHISQHPLVRENITLVRKNADNEPTLITFMVPRFDKQEELSKFQSPVPEDISSDPTVKGLIGYHLLAKDIKLFLKKRLASYAMPSLIVVWDKLPLNPNGKVDKPKLQFPTPKQLNLVAANSASDIDETEFTPVEREVRDLWLSILPTTPPSVSPDDSFFDLGGHSILATKMMFTLKKKLNIDLPLGTVFKYPTLKAFANEIEKIKNSKRVDELIDDNSKTADYAADAKNLVASLPESYPSREQFIAPSLVTNQQTINVFVTGATGFLGSYILSNILNRSSSPYKFKVFAHVRAKDEVAGLARLQKAATTYGTWNANFVDNIEVILGDLSKVNFGLSDEKWERLTNEIDVIIHNGALVHWVYPYAKLRDSNVISTINVMNLAATGKPKFFDFVSSTSTLDTEHYFSLSDKLSSEGKTGILESDDLMGSSKGLGGGYGQSKWAAEYIIRRAGERGLRGCIVRPGYVTGASSNGSSNTDDFLLRCLKSAVQLGKIPAINNTVNMVPVDQVAQVVVATALNPPKDDELTVAHVTAHPRILFKDYLYSLKDYGYDVEIEDYQSWAKDLEHSVIDKNEDNALYPLLHMVLDNLPENTKAPELDDTNAVTSLRRDIEWSGVDRTAGMGATPEQIGIYISFLNIVGFLPAPPRKGKSPLPKVTVSSEQIELVSSGAGARSSSVTA
- the TKL2 gene encoding transketolase TKL2 (similar to Saccharomyces cerevisiae TKL2 (YBR117C) and TKL1 (YPR074C); ancestral locus Anc_3.372), with amino-acid sequence MPQYSDIDRLAIRTVRVLSVDQVASANSGHPGAPLGLAPAAHVVWKQLRLNPSNPNWINRDRFVLSNGHACALLYSLLHLTGYDFTLDDLKHFRQLNSKTPGHPEYGLPGIELTTGPLGQGISNAVGLAIAQANFAATYNKPNFTISDSYTFAFLGDGCLQEGVSSEACSLAGHLQLGNLIAIYDDNQISIDGDTAVSFTEDVLKRYEAYGWEVLTVEKGDDDLDSFSEALEKAKANKEKPTLIKVKTIIGYGSLQQGTGAVHGTALKPDDVKQLKKKFGFDPEKSFVVPQEVYDLFKRDITDPGKKLNEEWDRLFEQYQKDYPDLGKELARRLNGDLPPNWDEKLPTYKPTDSALATRKLSQAVLEKINFELPELIGGSADLTPSTLTRWEHAIDFQPPSTGLGDYSGRYIRYGVREHGMGAIMNGIAAFGANYRPFGGTFLNFVSYGAGAVRLAALSGYPVIWVATHDSIGLGEDGPTHQPIETLTHFRALPNIQVWRPADGNEVSAAYKMSIESKHTPSIIALTRQNVPQLEGSSITKACKGGYIIHDVEDPDVILVSTGSEVSLCVETAKKLAESVTNKRKVRVVSLPDFHTFNRQSKEYQLSMLPDGVPILSVEVAATLGWGNYSHAHFGIDRFGVSCKGTGAFKFFDFVPEGLAKRVEKVIEFYEGRKLYSPLNRPPL